The nucleotide sequence GCTCCGCTCGGCGATGCCCCGGGCGATCCGCTGCGGGTTGGTGACGAAGAGGTCGTCGCCGACGATCTGGATCCGCTCGCCGAGCGAACCGGTCAGCCCGGCCCAGCCGGACCAGTCGTCCTCGGAGAGCGGGTCCTCGATCGAGACGATCGGGTACTCGTCGGCCAGCTTGTGGTAGTAGGCGGTCATCTCGTCCGCCGTCTTGCTGCCGCCCTCGAAGGTGTAGACCCCGTCGGCGAAGAACTCGGTGGCGGCCACGTCGAGCGCGAAGACGATGTCGGTGCCGAGCCGGTAGCCGGTCTTCTCGACCGCCTCGCCGATCAGGTCCAGCGCGGTGGAGTTGGTCGGCAGGTCGGGGGCGAAGCCGCCCTCGTCGCCGAGGCCGGTGTTCAGGCCCTTCTTCTTCAGCACCGACTTGAGCGCGTGGTAGACCTCGGCGCCCGAGCGCAGCGCCTCGCGGAACGAGGGCGCGCCGATCGGGGCGATCATGAATTCCTGCACGTCGACGTTGGAGTCGGCGTGCGCGCCGCCGTTGAGGATGTTCATCATCGGCACCGGCAGCAGGTGCGCGTGCGGGCCGCCCAGGTAGCGGAAGAGGCTCAGCTCGGCGCTGCTCGCCGCGGCCTTGGCCACCGCCAGCGAGACCCCGAGGATGGCGTTCGCGCCCAGCTCCGACTTGCTGTCGGTGCCGTCGATGTCGAGCATCTTCTGGTCGATCAGCCGCTGCTCGCTGGCCTCGTAGCCGACGAGCTGGTCGACGATCCGCTCCTCGATGTTGGCGACCGCCTTCTCCACGCCCTTGCCGTTGTAGCGGTCGGAGTCGCCGTCGCGCAGCTCGATCGCCTCGAAGGCCCCGGTGGACGCGCCGGACGGCACCGCGGCCCGGCCGACCGTACCGTCGTCCAGCCCGACCTCGACCTCGACGGTCGGGTTGCCGCGCGAGTCGAGAATCTCCCGGGCGACGATCTGTTCGATGGTGGCCACTGTCCTGCTCCTCAAGAATTGAAGTCGATCCATCGACAGTCGATCCATCGACAGTCGCTGGCGGTCCGTCCCCGTCGCGGCGGTGCGGCGCAGGCTCCCGCAGGGCAGCCTATCGGTCGGGTCCGGGGCGCCGGGCGTTGCCTCCGACTCCCGGCCGTCGGGCCGAGCCGGCCGGAGGAGACATTTGCGGATCTCCTTCACAGTACGTGGGAACCGGTTTGCGCGCGCTTGACCCGATCGTGAAGGCTGTGGGCCATGCCGGTTGTGTCTAACCCACTCCGGGCACTCGCGGGGGCGCTCATTTCCGTACTGGTGGTCTCGGGGTGTCAGTCCCTCGACGACGCCGGTCGGGTGATCGGCCGGGCCGACCTGGTCAACGACCTGGCCGCCCGGCTGGACCGGTCGACCGAGCTGACCTACTCGGCCGACTACCAGCTCCCCGGTGGCCGGAACGCCTCGATCTCGCAGTCGCAGGACCCGTTGCGGGCCGCGTACACCTATCCCGGCGGCAAGCTGACCGTCACCGCCGACGCGACCACGGCCTGTGACACCAGCAGCAGGAAACCGACCTGCACCCTCACCGCGCCGCCCGCTCCGAACGCCAAGCCGTCGGTCACCGTCTTCGCGGACATGCGCAAACGCGGCC is from Micromonospora sp. WMMD1102 and encodes:
- the eno gene encoding phosphopyruvate hydratase — encoded protein: MATIEQIVAREILDSRGNPTVEVEVGLDDGTVGRAAVPSGASTGAFEAIELRDGDSDRYNGKGVEKAVANIEERIVDQLVGYEASEQRLIDQKMLDIDGTDSKSELGANAILGVSLAVAKAAASSAELSLFRYLGGPHAHLLPVPMMNILNGGAHADSNVDVQEFMIAPIGAPSFREALRSGAEVYHALKSVLKKKGLNTGLGDEGGFAPDLPTNSTALDLIGEAVEKTGYRLGTDIVFALDVAATEFFADGVYTFEGGSKTADEMTAYYHKLADEYPIVSIEDPLSEDDWSGWAGLTGSLGERIQIVGDDLFVTNPQRIARGIAERSANAVLVKVNQIGSLTETFEAVDMAHRAGFKCMMSHRSGETEDTTIADLAVATGCGQIKTGAPARSDRVAKYNQLLRIEEELADAARYAGTGAFPRYRSN